A single region of the Streptomyces caelestis genome encodes:
- a CDS encoding DUF5995 family protein: protein MPRCEQVPPAVDTPVDGVISRMRALDATLHPRDGVAVFNRVYLAVTEAVDRYVDTGRFADPHAAITLDVRFAQRYLEAVEAVAAERRPPACWRPLFQLRRHPGVRPLQFALAGINAHIGHDLALAVVDTCRTLGCVPADLEDEFDAVGDLLVSLEERIREDLMPGPDLLQIADPLTHLLGSWSLERARDAAWTAARALWALRELPDIAGEFTEHLDTAVGLAGRMLLTPLQR from the coding sequence ATGCCGCGATGCGAACAAGTCCCCCCAGCCGTGGACACTCCGGTCGACGGAGTCATCTCCCGTATGCGCGCCCTCGACGCGACCCTGCACCCCCGGGACGGGGTGGCCGTCTTCAACCGCGTCTATCTCGCCGTGACGGAAGCGGTGGACCGGTACGTCGACACCGGGCGGTTCGCGGACCCGCACGCCGCGATCACGCTGGACGTACGGTTCGCGCAGCGGTACCTGGAGGCCGTCGAGGCGGTGGCCGCCGAGCGTCGCCCACCGGCCTGCTGGCGGCCGCTGTTCCAGTTGCGCCGCCATCCCGGGGTACGTCCGCTGCAGTTCGCGCTCGCGGGCATCAACGCGCACATCGGGCACGATCTCGCGCTGGCCGTCGTGGACACCTGCCGTACGCTCGGCTGCGTACCCGCCGACCTGGAGGACGAGTTCGACGCGGTGGGCGATCTCCTCGTCTCGCTGGAGGAGCGCATCCGCGAAGATCTGATGCCGGGCCCCGACCTGCTCCAGATCGCCGACCCGCTGACCCACCTGCTGGGCTCGTGGAGCCTGGAGCGGGCTCGCGACGCGGCCTGGACGGCGGCCCGGGCCCTGTGGGCCCTGCGCGAACTCCCCGACATCGCCGGAGAGTTCACGGAACACCTGGACACGGCGGTGGGCCTCGCGGGGCGCATGCTGCTCACGCCGTTGCAGCGCTGA
- a CDS encoding flavin monoamine oxidase family protein — protein MTSTVPNAVEHADAQQPPITMFGPDFPYAYDDFLAHPAGLGQIPATEHGTEVAVIGGGLSGIVAAYELMKMGLKPVLYEADRIGGRLRTVGFEGCDDSLTAEMGAMRFPPSSTALQHYIDLVGLQTRPFPNPLAETTPSTVVDLKGESHYAETIADLPQVYRDVAEAWNRCLEEGADFSDMNRALRERDVPRIREIWSRLVEKLDNQTFYGFLCDSEAFRSFRHREIFGQVGFGTGGWDTDFPNSILEILRVVYTEADDHHRGIVGGSQQLPLRLWEREPEKIVHWAYGTSLAKLHDNGEPRPAVTRLHRTAGNRITVTDAHGDIRTYPAAIFTAQSWMLLSKIDCDDSLFPIDHWTAIERTHYMESSKLFVPVDRPFWLDKDEETGRDVMSMTLTDRMTRGTYLLDNGPDQPAVICLSYTWCDDSLKWLPLSANERMEVMLKSLGEIYPKVDIRKHVIGNPVTVSWENEPYFMGAFKANLPGHYRYQRRLFTHFMQNRLPEDKRGIFLAGDDISWTAGWAEGAVQTALNAVWGVMHHFGGTTDPANPGPGDVYDEIAPVELPED, from the coding sequence ATGACGTCCACCGTGCCCAACGCCGTCGAGCACGCAGACGCGCAGCAGCCGCCGATCACCATGTTCGGCCCGGACTTCCCGTACGCCTACGACGACTTCCTCGCCCACCCGGCGGGCCTCGGGCAGATACCCGCGACCGAGCACGGCACGGAGGTCGCGGTCATCGGCGGTGGCCTGTCCGGCATCGTCGCCGCGTACGAGCTGATGAAGATGGGCCTCAAGCCGGTCCTGTACGAGGCCGACCGGATCGGCGGTCGGCTGCGGACGGTGGGCTTCGAGGGGTGCGACGACTCCCTCACCGCGGAGATGGGCGCGATGCGCTTCCCGCCGTCCTCCACCGCCCTCCAGCACTACATCGACCTGGTCGGCCTTCAGACGCGGCCCTTCCCCAACCCCCTGGCGGAGACGACCCCGTCGACCGTCGTCGACCTCAAGGGCGAGTCGCACTACGCCGAGACGATCGCCGACCTGCCCCAGGTCTACCGGGACGTCGCCGAGGCCTGGAACCGGTGCCTGGAAGAGGGCGCCGACTTCTCCGACATGAACCGCGCCCTGCGCGAGCGGGACGTGCCGCGCATCCGCGAGATCTGGTCCCGGCTCGTCGAGAAGCTCGACAACCAGACCTTCTACGGCTTCCTCTGCGACTCCGAGGCGTTCCGGTCCTTCCGGCACCGCGAGATCTTCGGCCAGGTCGGCTTCGGCACGGGCGGCTGGGACACCGACTTCCCGAACTCCATCCTGGAGATCCTCCGCGTCGTCTACACCGAGGCCGACGACCACCACCGCGGCATCGTCGGCGGCTCCCAGCAACTGCCGCTCCGCCTCTGGGAGCGCGAGCCGGAGAAGATCGTCCACTGGGCCTACGGGACCTCGCTCGCGAAGCTGCACGACAACGGCGAGCCCCGCCCGGCCGTCACCCGCCTGCACCGCACCGCGGGCAACCGCATCACGGTGACCGACGCGCACGGCGACATCCGCACCTACCCGGCGGCGATCTTCACCGCACAGTCCTGGATGCTGCTGTCGAAGATCGACTGCGACGACTCGCTCTTCCCGATCGACCACTGGACGGCCATCGAGCGCACCCACTACATGGAGAGCTCCAAGCTCTTCGTACCGGTCGACCGGCCGTTCTGGCTGGACAAGGACGAGGAGACCGGCCGGGACGTCATGTCGATGACGCTCACCGACCGTATGACGCGCGGGACTTATCTCCTCGACAACGGCCCGGACCAGCCCGCCGTCATCTGCCTCTCCTACACCTGGTGCGACGACAGCCTGAAGTGGCTGCCGCTGTCCGCGAACGAGCGGATGGAGGTCATGCTGAAGTCGCTCGGCGAGATCTATCCCAAGGTCGACATCCGCAAGCACGTCATCGGCAACCCGGTGACCGTCTCCTGGGAGAACGAGCCCTACTTCATGGGCGCGTTCAAGGCCAACCTGCCCGGCCACTACCGTTACCAGCGGCGCCTGTTCACGCACTTCATGCAGAACCGGCTGCCCGAGGACAAGCGCGGCATCTTCCTCGCCGGCGACGACATCTCCTGGACGGCCGGCTGGGCCGAGGGCGCCGTCCAGACCGCCCTCAACGCGGTCTGGGGCGTCATGCACCACTTCGGCGGCACGACCGACCCGGCCAACCCGGGCCCCGGCGACGTCTACGACGAGATCGCGCCCGTCGAACTGCCGGAGGACTGA
- a CDS encoding carbon-nitrogen hydrolase family protein: protein MRTALLQSSGRPGSTAENLKVLDEVAGRAAAAGAGLLVAPEMFLTGYAIGDAVGRLAEPADGDCADAIAETATRHGLAIAYGYPERAGDAVFNSAQLISADGTRLANYRKTHLFGCFERDHFTAGDQPVVQAELDGLRVGILICYDVEFPENVRAHALAGTDLLVVPTAQMHPFQFVAESMIPVRAFENQMYVAYVNRVGREGEFEFVGLSTLAGPDGVARTRAGRAEELVLADVDPAFLAASRETNPYLRDRRPGLYGPLV from the coding sequence ATGCGCACCGCCCTGCTCCAGAGCTCCGGCCGACCCGGCTCCACCGCCGAGAACCTCAAGGTCCTCGACGAGGTCGCGGGCCGGGCCGCCGCCGCGGGCGCCGGGCTGCTGGTCGCGCCCGAGATGTTCCTGACCGGGTACGCGATCGGCGACGCCGTCGGCCGGCTCGCCGAGCCCGCCGACGGCGACTGCGCGGACGCCATCGCCGAGACCGCGACCAGGCACGGCCTCGCGATCGCCTACGGCTATCCCGAGCGGGCCGGCGACGCCGTGTTCAACTCCGCCCAGCTGATCTCCGCCGACGGCACCCGTCTCGCCAACTACCGCAAGACCCACCTCTTCGGCTGCTTCGAGCGCGACCACTTCACGGCCGGGGACCAGCCGGTCGTCCAGGCGGAGCTCGACGGCCTGCGCGTCGGCATCCTGATCTGCTACGACGTCGAGTTCCCGGAGAACGTCCGCGCCCACGCCCTCGCCGGCACCGACCTGCTGGTCGTCCCGACCGCGCAGATGCACCCGTTCCAGTTCGTCGCCGAGTCGATGATCCCGGTGCGGGCCTTCGAGAACCAGATGTATGTCGCCTACGTCAACCGGGTCGGCCGGGAGGGCGAGTTCGAGTTCGTGGGGCTGTCCACGCTCGCCGGGCCCGACGGGGTCGCCCGCACCCGGGCCGGGCGCGCCGAGGAGCTCGTCCTCGCCGACGTCGACCCCGCCTTCCTCGCCGCGTCGCGCGAGACCAACCCGTATCTGCGGGACCGGCGCCCGGGCCTCTACGGGCCACTCGTCTGA
- a CDS encoding Repetin, translating into MNRRTRTALLGSALLLTIAAAAGSAGASGPDESKREAAALTGEAKLYRSAGDDITFSFDAHLAAKDKADPTKATGTFEWSHYLNGEGAWAKAEVDCLLTGGKVAVVSGVITDSDLPGAEGKRVGITVHDVGRHDRLGYSWASTGSPVETKELPKCVGSAPFEKVRKGTGDFRVVPWQPAL; encoded by the coding sequence ATGAACCGCCGTACGAGGACCGCCTTACTCGGCTCCGCGCTGCTGCTCACCATCGCCGCCGCAGCCGGCTCCGCCGGGGCCTCCGGCCCCGACGAGAGCAAGCGTGAGGCCGCCGCGCTCACCGGCGAGGCCAAGCTGTACCGGTCGGCCGGGGACGACATCACCTTCTCCTTCGACGCGCACCTGGCCGCGAAGGACAAGGCCGACCCGACGAAGGCGACCGGCACCTTCGAGTGGAGCCACTACCTGAACGGCGAGGGTGCCTGGGCGAAGGCCGAGGTCGACTGTCTGCTGACCGGCGGGAAGGTCGCCGTCGTCTCCGGTGTGATCACCGACTCCGACCTGCCGGGCGCCGAGGGAAAGCGCGTCGGCATCACGGTCCACGATGTCGGCCGGCATGACCGCCTCGGCTACAGCTGGGCGTCCACGGGCAGCCCCGTCGAGACGAAGGAGCTGCCCAAGTGTGTGGGCTCCGCCCCCTTCGAGAAGGTCAGGAAGGGGACGGGCGACTTCAGGGTCGTGCCGTGGCAGCCCGCCCTCTAA
- a CDS encoding MFS transporter — MTLSPARVPASGARRLTTTLYGYAFLDDFVLLYPVYALLFADTGMSLWQISSLFALWSITSVVLEVPSGAWADAMSRRRLLWIGPLLTAAGFALWVIVPSYWAFAAGFVLWGAGGALGSGALEALVYDELDRLGAAGRYARVMGRARAARLVGTVASLGLAGPVFAQGGYAAVGAASFLACVLTAVIATRFPEHRVRPDDAGDSWVTTLRTGLADVRGDRSVRGALLLIPAVAAVWGALDEYTPLLVRDIGVAEATVPYLIMLIWAGVTVGSLLTGPAERLGPSGLAALLAGAALALAAGAAARSLAGIALVSLAFAGFQLAEVLADARLQHRIDESRRATLTSVASLGTELATVATFGVYALLGTGRAHSTVFAVLAIPYLVTALALVRGRAATARP; from the coding sequence ATGACACTCTCACCTGCACGCGTGCCCGCCTCCGGTGCCCGGCGGCTGACGACCACGCTGTACGGCTACGCGTTCCTCGACGACTTCGTCCTGCTCTACCCGGTGTACGCGCTGCTGTTCGCCGACACCGGCATGTCGCTCTGGCAGATCTCCTCCCTGTTCGCCCTGTGGTCGATCACCTCGGTGGTGCTGGAAGTGCCCTCCGGCGCCTGGGCCGACGCCATGTCGCGCCGGAGGCTGTTGTGGATCGGCCCGCTGCTCACCGCCGCAGGCTTCGCGCTGTGGGTGATCGTGCCGTCGTACTGGGCCTTCGCGGCCGGCTTCGTCCTGTGGGGCGCGGGCGGGGCGCTCGGCTCCGGTGCGCTGGAGGCGCTGGTGTACGACGAGCTGGACCGGCTCGGCGCCGCCGGCCGGTACGCGCGGGTCATGGGCCGGGCCCGGGCCGCGCGGCTGGTGGGCACCGTGGCCTCCCTCGGCCTCGCGGGGCCCGTCTTCGCCCAGGGCGGCTACGCGGCGGTCGGTGCCGCGAGCTTCCTGGCCTGCGTGCTGACCGCCGTCATCGCGACCCGGTTCCCCGAGCACCGGGTGCGGCCGGACGACGCCGGCGACAGCTGGGTGACGACGCTGCGGACCGGGCTCGCCGATGTCCGCGGGGACCGTTCCGTGCGCGGCGCCCTGCTGCTGATTCCGGCCGTGGCCGCGGTGTGGGGCGCGCTCGACGAGTACACCCCGCTGCTGGTCCGGGACATCGGCGTCGCCGAGGCGACGGTGCCCTACCTGATCATGCTGATCTGGGCGGGCGTCACCGTCGGCAGCCTCCTGACCGGACCGGCCGAACGCCTCGGCCCGTCCGGTCTCGCCGCGCTGCTGGCGGGCGCCGCACTCGCCCTGGCCGCGGGAGCCGCGGCCCGCTCACTGGCGGGCATCGCTCTCGTGAGCCTCGCCTTCGCCGGGTTCCAGCTGGCGGAGGTGCTGGCCGACGCCCGCCTCCAGCACCGTATCGACGAGTCCCGCCGGGCCACGCTCACCTCCGTGGCGAGCCTGGGCACCGAGCTGGCGACGGTCGCCACGTTCGGCGTGTACGCGCTGCTCGGCACGGGCAGGGCGCACAGCACCGTCTTCGCGGTGCTGGCGATCCCCTATCTGGTGACGGCGCTGGCGCTGGTTAGAGGGCGGGCTGCCACGGCACGACCCTGA
- a CDS encoding Lrp/AsnC family transcriptional regulator, whose translation MLNDLDERIVHALAEDARRSYADIGQIVGLSAPAVKRRVDRLRATGAITGFTVRVDPGALGWQTEGFVEIYCRGNTSPETIQRGLERYQEVVAASTVTGDADAIAQVFASDMRHFERVLERIAGEPFVERTKSVLVLSPLLRRFSSGSPT comes from the coding sequence GTGCTGAACGATCTCGACGAACGCATTGTGCACGCCCTCGCCGAGGACGCCCGCCGCTCCTACGCCGACATCGGCCAGATCGTCGGCCTGTCCGCGCCCGCCGTGAAACGGCGCGTGGACCGGCTGCGGGCCACCGGTGCCATCACCGGCTTCACCGTACGGGTGGACCCGGGCGCCCTCGGCTGGCAGACCGAGGGGTTCGTCGAGATCTACTGCCGGGGCAACACCTCCCCGGAGACCATCCAGCGGGGCCTGGAGCGCTACCAGGAGGTCGTGGCCGCGTCCACCGTCACCGGGGACGCGGACGCGATCGCCCAGGTCTTCGCCTCCGACATGCGGCACTTCGAACGGGTCCTGGAGCGGATCGCCGGTGAGCCGTTCGTCGAGCGGACCAAGTCCGTGCTCGTGCTGTCGCCGCTGCTGCGGCGCTTCTCGTCGGGATCGCCGACCTAG
- a CDS encoding amino acid permease: MLDQGAPPHSSSQTAPPSPGVGARLMRRKPVENLVAEGGQGEGGSLRRTLGLWQLTMISIGATLGTGIFVVLGEAVPKAGPAVTLAFVIAGLTALFSALSYAELAGTIPVSGSSYSYAYATMGELIAWICGWCLVLEYGVSVAAVAVGWGEYLNELLDGTVGVTIPAALSAPPGDGGVFNLPALIVVMLAMAFLLGGARESARANTVMVIVKIAALVMFCAIGVQGFRSGNYENFMPLGMAGVSAAGATLFFSYIGFDAASTAGEEAKNAQRDLPRAIMLSLVIVTALYVLVAAVAVGAKPWKNFTDSEAALAQIMREVTGQSFWGTLLAFCAVVAIASVVLTVLYGQTRILFAMSRDGLVPKVFARVHPKTGTPRANTLIVSLFCGVLAAAIPLGQLADATSIGTLFAFALVNVAVVVLRRTRPEMPRTFRVPLSPVLPALGFAFCVWMMGSLPTVTWVVFGVWMAAGLVFYFVYGYRRSRLAPSEK, from the coding sequence GTGCTCGACCAAGGCGCACCCCCGCACAGCAGTAGTCAGACCGCCCCGCCGTCCCCGGGCGTCGGCGCGCGCCTCATGCGTCGCAAGCCGGTGGAGAACCTGGTCGCGGAGGGTGGCCAGGGCGAGGGAGGCTCGCTGCGGCGCACCCTCGGGCTGTGGCAGCTCACCATGATCAGCATCGGTGCCACCCTCGGCACCGGCATCTTCGTCGTGCTCGGGGAGGCCGTCCCCAAGGCGGGCCCGGCCGTCACGCTCGCCTTCGTCATCGCCGGCCTGACCGCCCTGTTCTCTGCCCTGTCCTACGCCGAGCTGGCGGGTACCATCCCGGTCTCCGGCTCCTCGTACTCGTATGCGTACGCAACGATGGGCGAGCTGATCGCCTGGATATGCGGCTGGTGCCTGGTCCTGGAGTACGGCGTGTCCGTCGCCGCCGTCGCCGTCGGCTGGGGCGAGTACCTCAACGAGCTGCTCGACGGGACCGTCGGCGTCACCATCCCGGCCGCCCTGTCCGCACCGCCCGGCGACGGCGGAGTGTTCAACCTGCCCGCGCTGATCGTCGTCATGCTCGCGATGGCGTTCCTGCTGGGCGGCGCCCGCGAGTCCGCCCGCGCCAACACCGTCATGGTCATCGTGAAGATCGCCGCGCTGGTGATGTTCTGCGCCATCGGCGTCCAGGGCTTCCGCTCCGGCAACTACGAGAACTTCATGCCGCTCGGCATGGCCGGTGTCAGCGCCGCCGGTGCCACGCTGTTCTTCTCCTACATCGGCTTCGACGCCGCCTCCACCGCCGGCGAGGAGGCGAAGAACGCCCAGCGCGATCTGCCCCGCGCGATCATGCTGTCGCTCGTCATCGTCACCGCGCTGTACGTGCTCGTCGCGGCCGTCGCCGTAGGCGCCAAGCCGTGGAAGAACTTCACCGACTCCGAGGCCGCCCTCGCCCAGATCATGCGCGAGGTCACCGGGCAGAGCTTCTGGGGCACGCTGCTGGCGTTCTGCGCCGTCGTCGCCATCGCGAGCGTCGTCCTGACCGTGCTGTACGGACAGACCCGCATCCTGTTCGCCATGTCCCGCGACGGGCTCGTGCCGAAGGTGTTCGCCAGGGTCCACCCGAAGACGGGCACGCCCCGCGCCAACACCCTGATCGTCTCCCTGTTCTGCGGTGTCCTGGCCGCCGCGATCCCGCTCGGGCAGCTCGCCGACGCCACCAGCATCGGCACCCTGTTCGCCTTCGCGCTGGTCAACGTGGCCGTCGTGGTGCTGCGCCGGACCCGGCCGGAGATGCCCCGCACCTTCCGGGTGCCGCTCTCGCCGGTCCTGCCCGCGCTGGGCTTCGCCTTCTGCGTCTGGATGATGGGCAGCCTGCCGACCGTGACCTGGGTCGTCTTCGGTGTCTGGATGGCCGCCGGGCTCGTGTTCTACTTCGTGTACGGCTATCGCCGTTCCCGACTCGCACCATCCGAAAAGTGA
- a CDS encoding GNAT family N-acetyltransferase: protein MEITVCRAADVAVLDQYIGSPGATSFHARRFERQERGQSTYLVAWLDGRPVGHTELRWGGCDDATVRAARPGCPEINALSVWPEKLRSRGIGSALVRAAEERARERGRTAVGLGVADDNPSAAALYARLGYLPLAPYVGRWSYEDHDGVTHECVEELTFLVKELVRTSPVQRTNADVQRTSGQSRGTQ from the coding sequence ATGGAGATCACCGTCTGCCGGGCCGCCGATGTGGCGGTGCTCGACCAGTACATCGGCTCCCCGGGCGCCACCTCCTTCCACGCGCGCCGCTTCGAGCGCCAGGAGCGGGGGCAGAGCACGTATCTCGTCGCCTGGCTCGACGGGCGGCCCGTGGGACACACGGAGCTGCGCTGGGGCGGCTGCGACGACGCGACCGTACGGGCGGCACGGCCCGGCTGCCCGGAGATCAACGCGCTGTCCGTGTGGCCCGAGAAGCTGCGCTCGCGCGGCATCGGCAGCGCCCTGGTCCGGGCCGCCGAGGAACGCGCCCGGGAGCGGGGCCGTACGGCCGTCGGCCTCGGCGTCGCCGACGACAACCCGAGCGCCGCCGCCCTCTACGCCCGGCTCGGCTATCTGCCACTCGCCCCCTACGTCGGCCGCTGGTCCTACGAGGACCACGACGGAGTCACGCACGAGTGTGTCGAGGAGCTCACGTTTCTGGTGAAAGAGCTGGTCCGGACAAGTCCTGTGCAACGGACGAACGCCGACGTGCAACGAACCTCCGGCCAGTCCCGAGGAACGCAATGA
- a CDS encoding GuaB1 family IMP dehydrogenase-related protein — MRFLNDIQPGYDLTYDDVFMVPSRSAVGSRQAVDLSSPDGTGTTIPLVVANMTAIAGRRMAETVARRGGLVVIPQDIPIDVVTDVVSWVKSRHLVLDTPIMLAPHQTVADALSLLPKRAHNAGVVVDENHRPIGVVTDSDLSGVDRFTQLAEVMSRDLLLIDADMDPGEAFDTLDHANRRYAPAVNKDGTLAGILTRKGALRATLYKPATDARGRLRIAAAVGINGDVAGKAKQLLDAGVDTLVIDTAHGHQESMISALKLVRDLDPQVPIVAGNVVAAAGVRDLIEAGADVVKVGVGPGAMCTTRMMTGVGRPQFSAVLECAAEAKKYGKHVWADGGIRHPRDVAMALAAGASNVMVGSWFAGTYESPGDLQHDAQGRAYKESFGMASARAVRNRTSEESAYDRARKALFEEGISTSRMFLDPARPGVEDLIDSIIAGVRSSCTYAGAGSLEEFAEKAIVGIQSAAGYAEGKPLHASWN, encoded by the coding sequence GTGCGTTTCCTCAATGACATCCAGCCCGGGTACGACCTGACGTACGACGACGTCTTCATGGTGCCGAGCCGCTCCGCGGTCGGCTCGCGCCAGGCGGTCGACCTCAGCTCCCCGGACGGCACGGGCACCACCATCCCGCTCGTCGTCGCCAACATGACCGCCATCGCCGGGCGCCGCATGGCCGAGACCGTGGCCCGCCGCGGCGGCCTCGTCGTGATACCGCAGGACATCCCGATCGACGTCGTCACCGACGTCGTCTCCTGGGTCAAGAGCCGCCACCTGGTCCTGGACACCCCGATCATGCTGGCGCCCCACCAGACCGTCGCGGACGCGCTGTCCCTGCTGCCCAAGCGCGCGCACAACGCCGGAGTCGTCGTCGACGAGAACCACCGGCCGATCGGCGTGGTCACCGACTCCGACCTGTCCGGCGTGGACCGCTTCACCCAGCTCGCCGAGGTCATGTCCCGGGACCTGCTGCTCATCGACGCGGACATGGACCCGGGCGAGGCCTTCGACACCCTCGACCACGCCAACCGCCGCTACGCCCCCGCGGTGAACAAGGACGGCACGCTCGCCGGCATCCTCACCCGCAAGGGCGCCCTGCGCGCCACGCTCTACAAGCCGGCCACGGACGCGCGGGGACGGCTGCGCATCGCCGCCGCCGTCGGCATCAACGGCGACGTCGCCGGCAAGGCCAAGCAGCTGCTGGACGCGGGCGTCGACACGCTCGTCATCGACACCGCGCACGGCCACCAGGAGTCGATGATCAGCGCCCTGAAGCTGGTGCGCGACCTCGACCCGCAGGTGCCGATCGTCGCGGGCAACGTGGTGGCCGCCGCGGGCGTGCGCGACCTCATCGAAGCGGGCGCGGACGTCGTCAAGGTCGGTGTCGGACCCGGCGCCATGTGCACCACGCGCATGATGACCGGCGTCGGCCGGCCGCAGTTCTCCGCTGTCCTGGAGTGTGCCGCCGAGGCGAAGAAGTACGGCAAGCACGTGTGGGCCGACGGCGGCATCCGCCACCCGCGCGACGTGGCGATGGCGCTCGCCGCCGGCGCGTCCAACGTGATGGTCGGCTCCTGGTTCGCGGGCACCTACGAGTCCCCGGGCGACCTCCAGCACGACGCCCAGGGGCGTGCCTACAAGGAGTCCTTCGGTATGGCCTCCGCGCGGGCCGTGCGCAACCGCACCTCGGAGGAGTCGGCGTACGACCGGGCCCGCAAGGCACTGTTCGAGGAGGGCATCTCCACGTCCCGCATGTTCCTCGACCCGGCCCGCCCCGGCGTCGAGGACCTGATCGACTCGATCATCGCGGGCGTCCGCTCCTCCTGCACGTACGCCGGTGCCGGCTCTCTGGAGGAGTTCGCCGAGAAGGCCATCGTCGGCATCCAGAGCGCCGCCGGCTACGCCGAGGGCAAGCCGCTGCACGCCAGCTGGAACTGA
- a CDS encoding barstar family protein, translated as MPDDPAGRIVLVLDLEGVTDKAGLMDRCARDLSLPEWFGRNWDALADCLSDPALWPEGAVERGLLVVVRGWRGYAEERPQEWQVAEEIFAEATDRGPGLFVTLGLGASSKGAPDQPG; from the coding sequence GTGCCGGACGATCCGGCCGGCCGGATCGTGCTCGTGCTGGACCTGGAGGGGGTCACGGACAAGGCGGGCCTCATGGACCGCTGCGCCCGTGACCTCTCCCTGCCCGAGTGGTTCGGCCGCAACTGGGACGCCCTCGCCGACTGCCTGTCCGACCCCGCCCTCTGGCCCGAGGGAGCCGTGGAGCGAGGGCTGCTGGTCGTCGTCCGGGGGTGGCGGGGGTACGCCGAGGAGCGGCCCCAGGAGTGGCAGGTCGCGGAGGAGATCTTCGCGGAGGCGACGGACCGGGGCCCGGGTCTCTTCGTGACCCTGGGGCTTGGAGCATCCTCTAAAGGCGCCCCTGACCAGCCTGGATGA
- a CDS encoding sugar-binding transcriptional regulator — protein sequence MNSSEEIAVSGMSAGRSAMRMGPAELVQAAAMARRFYLEGKSKIQIAEEFGVSRFKVARVLETALERDLVRIEIRVPAELDAERSDALRARYGLRHAVVVESPAEAEESPDPENLGEVAADLLAELVNEGDVLGLAWGRSTIHMAAALDRLPPCTVVQLTGVYDAGTAERGSVEAVRRAAQVSGGDAHPIYAPMLLPDAATATALRNQTGIARAFEHFDKVTVACVSIGSWEPGISTVHDMLSDEERAHYASLGVAAEMSAHLFDSEGRRVGRDLGERCITVKADQLRRIPEVVAIAGGQRKGPAIDAVLRSGLVTSLVTDTSAADYLMTAGPAPKSALNRTDPDGV from the coding sequence GTGAACAGCAGTGAGGAGATCGCCGTGTCGGGTATGTCGGCGGGCCGGTCAGCCATGCGGATGGGACCCGCTGAGCTGGTGCAGGCGGCGGCCATGGCCCGCCGCTTCTACCTCGAGGGGAAGTCCAAGATCCAGATCGCGGAGGAGTTCGGCGTCAGCCGCTTCAAGGTGGCCCGGGTCCTGGAGACCGCCCTCGAACGGGATCTCGTACGTATCGAGATCCGTGTGCCTGCGGAGCTGGACGCCGAGCGCTCGGACGCGCTCCGCGCCCGCTACGGTCTCAGGCACGCCGTCGTGGTCGAGTCCCCGGCCGAGGCCGAGGAGTCACCCGACCCCGAGAACCTGGGAGAAGTGGCCGCCGACCTGCTCGCCGAGCTGGTCAACGAAGGTGATGTGCTGGGCCTGGCCTGGGGCCGCTCCACCATCCACATGGCGGCGGCGCTCGACCGGCTGCCGCCGTGCACGGTGGTGCAGCTGACGGGCGTGTACGACGCCGGGACCGCCGAGCGCGGCTCGGTCGAGGCCGTACGCCGAGCGGCCCAGGTCTCCGGCGGTGACGCGCACCCCATCTACGCGCCGATGCTGCTGCCCGACGCGGCCACGGCCACGGCGCTGCGCAACCAGACGGGGATCGCCCGGGCCTTCGAACACTTCGACAAGGTCACCGTCGCCTGCGTCTCCATCGGCTCCTGGGAGCCCGGGATCTCCACGGTGCACGACATGCTCAGCGACGAGGAGCGCGCGCACTACGCCTCCCTCGGTGTCGCCGCCGAGATGTCCGCGCACCTCTTCGACTCCGAAGGCCGAAGGGTCGGCCGGGACCTGGGCGAGCGGTGCATCACCGTCAAGGCCGACCAGCTCCGCCGCATCCCCGAGGTCGTCGCGATCGCGGGCGGACAGCGCAAGGGGCCCGCGATCGACGCGGTGCTGCGGTCCGGGCTCGTCACCAGCCTGGTGACGGACACCTCGGCCGCGGACTATCTGATGACGGCGGGCCCGGCACCGAAGTCGGCGCTCAACAGGACCGATCCGGACGGAGTCTGA